One genomic segment of Vibrio mimicus includes these proteins:
- the norR gene encoding nitric oxide reductase transcriptional regulator NorR, which translates to MQEFSLTTLLEMTVGLASGANNEERFHRLLDAVRKAVICDCVVLMSLQNDTLTPLAMQGLTRDTLGRRFMVSEHPRLAQICSADLPVRFAADCPLPDPFDGLLLDSEDDLPMHSCMGLPLHFGDQLLGILTLDSLKPDAFDHLSPRSLEILAAIAAATLKMALTFSELENQAKQTQQRLEELNEEAWNRDSIEIIGNSGAMLAMKADIDVVAPSQFNILIHGETGVGKELVARTIHHRSNRKRQPLVYVNCAAIPENLLESELFGHVKGAFTGADRPRMGKFALADGGTLFLDEIGELPLSAQSKILRALQNHEIQPVGQDRVQTVDVRILAATNRDLKKEVEAGRFRADLYHRLSVYPIYVPPLRERKGDLSLLAGYFVEQARRKLGITQLKLHAEALSQLIQYPWPGNVRELEHVINRAALKAKARQRGRPVTTLKAEDVGELQGPRAPLSQQTPQEDFALSEALQDLGLREATDEFQRHLISETLTQANFNWAEAARRLHTDRANLTRLAKRLGLSVSRSHAIERSH; encoded by the coding sequence ATGCAAGAATTCTCACTAACCACTTTGTTAGAAATGACGGTTGGGCTCGCCAGCGGAGCGAATAACGAAGAGCGCTTCCACCGATTGTTGGACGCAGTGCGTAAAGCCGTCATTTGTGACTGTGTTGTCTTGATGTCACTGCAAAACGACACCTTAACACCACTGGCAATGCAAGGATTGACTCGTGATACCTTGGGTCGACGTTTTATGGTCAGTGAGCACCCAAGGTTGGCGCAGATTTGCAGTGCTGACCTGCCTGTGCGTTTTGCGGCAGATTGTCCACTTCCTGATCCTTTTGATGGTTTACTGCTTGATAGCGAAGATGATCTTCCAATGCACTCTTGCATGGGCTTACCACTGCATTTTGGCGACCAACTGCTGGGTATCTTGACGCTGGATAGCTTAAAACCGGATGCGTTTGATCATCTCTCCCCTCGTAGTTTAGAAATACTAGCGGCGATTGCCGCTGCCACGTTGAAGATGGCTCTCACCTTCTCTGAGCTTGAGAACCAAGCCAAACAAACGCAACAGCGCCTTGAAGAACTCAATGAAGAAGCTTGGAACCGAGACAGCATAGAGATCATCGGTAATAGTGGCGCAATGCTCGCCATGAAAGCGGATATTGATGTCGTTGCTCCCTCTCAATTCAATATTTTGATCCACGGTGAAACCGGTGTGGGTAAAGAGTTAGTTGCGCGGACGATTCATCACCGCTCCAACCGCAAACGCCAACCGCTGGTGTATGTTAACTGCGCCGCCATTCCCGAAAATTTGTTAGAAAGCGAGCTGTTTGGCCATGTCAAAGGGGCATTTACCGGAGCAGATCGCCCGAGAATGGGCAAATTCGCGCTGGCCGATGGTGGCACGCTGTTTCTTGATGAAATCGGTGAGTTACCACTGAGTGCCCAAAGCAAAATTTTGCGAGCACTGCAAAACCATGAAATTCAACCCGTTGGACAAGACCGTGTACAAACCGTTGATGTGCGTATTCTGGCGGCGACCAACCGGGACTTGAAAAAAGAGGTTGAAGCGGGTCGTTTTCGTGCTGACCTTTACCACAGATTGAGTGTCTACCCAATTTATGTGCCGCCACTGCGCGAGCGTAAAGGCGACCTTTCTCTGCTTGCGGGATATTTCGTTGAACAAGCGAGACGTAAGCTGGGCATTACTCAACTTAAACTGCACGCCGAGGCGTTAAGTCAACTCATCCAATATCCTTGGCCGGGCAATGTTCGCGAACTGGAACATGTGATCAACCGAGCGGCACTCAAGGCGAAGGCACGCCAACGCGGACGACCAGTAACGACACTTAAAGCCGAAGACGTGGGTGAATTACAAGGGCCAAGAGCCCCCTTGTCGCAACAAACACCACAAGAGGATTTTGCGCTGAGTGAAGCACTCCAAGATTTGGGATTACGAGAAGCGACTGACGAATTCCAACGCCATTTGATCAGCGAAACGTTAACCCAAGCCAACTTTAATTGGGCCGAAGCAGCACGCCGTTTACACACCGATCGTGCCAACCTCACTCGACTGGCGAAACGACTAGGACTCAGCGTTTCACGCAGCCATGCGATTGAACGCTCACATTAA
- a CDS encoding mechanosensitive ion channel family protein — MEQLSIVVNFLLTHKLLLTALILLGVISVRRIILDNIRGDAPLITEKQRKWMSRTKNGVFTVTLLAMFMLWQSEISEFALSVTAIAVAIVVASKEIILCFTGSIQRASSRSFRIGDWIEVGTVCGEVIEHNLMATVIQEIDLHHGQYNYTGKTATLPNSMFFSFPVKNLNFMKRYVFHNFNIVVPDFVNLFPLVPVLHEKIDEHFAHFMDVARRYNTVIERHAGVDLPSAEPHIEISSSSTGEQVVHFMIFCPTERANQLEQLIRRDFMQEYERVFPRSHPAQMTVTPSHS; from the coding sequence ATGGAACAACTGAGCATCGTGGTGAATTTTTTGCTCACACATAAGTTGCTGCTGACAGCCTTAATTTTACTAGGTGTTATTTCAGTGCGCCGCATCATTTTGGATAACATTCGTGGAGATGCTCCCCTCATTACCGAAAAGCAGCGCAAATGGATGTCACGTACCAAAAATGGAGTATTTACGGTCACTCTGCTAGCCATGTTCATGTTGTGGCAATCTGAAATTAGTGAATTTGCGCTGTCGGTTACGGCAATTGCAGTCGCCATTGTCGTGGCTTCCAAAGAGATTATTTTATGTTTTACGGGGTCTATTCAACGGGCGAGTTCTCGCTCATTTCGAATTGGGGATTGGATTGAAGTGGGAACTGTGTGTGGCGAAGTGATTGAGCACAACCTGATGGCAACCGTGATCCAAGAGATCGACCTACATCATGGGCAGTACAATTACACTGGAAAAACCGCGACTTTGCCTAACAGCATGTTTTTCTCTTTTCCGGTCAAGAATTTGAATTTTATGAAACGTTATGTCTTCCATAACTTCAATATTGTGGTGCCGGATTTTGTGAATCTTTTCCCTCTAGTACCAGTGCTGCATGAAAAAATTGATGAGCATTTTGCGCATTTTATGGATGTTGCTCGCCGGTACAATACGGTGATTGAGCGGCACGCCGGTGTCGATTTGCCAAGTGCAGAGCCGCATATTGAAATCAGTAGTTCATCGACTGGCGAGCAGGTGGTTCACTTTATGATTTTTTGCCCTACAGAACGTGCCAATCAGCTAGAGCAGTTAATCCGACGTGATTTTATGCAGGAGTATGAACGCGTATTCCCTCGTTCTCATCCTGCACAAATGACTGTAACTCCCTCGCACAGTTAA
- the pepT gene encoding peptidase T — MKNLVGRFMRYVTFDTQSKPKNHHSPSSTGQKVFAQALYEELLELGLSDVSLDEHGYVMAKLKSNVDYSVPAIGFIAHMDTAPDASGKNVKPQIVEDYQGGDIALGKGDEVLSPIQYPDLHSLHGYNLITTDGTTLLGADNKAGIAEIITAIEMLLANPSIAHGDISIAFTPDEEIGRGANHFNVAKFAAQWAYTIDGGPIGELEYENFNAATATITCHGVNVHPGTAKDKMVNAMHIAAQLILMMPEIETPQHTEGYQGFYHLSSATMGVAKSELKYILRDFEANGLQARQDLMQEKVAELNQQLKKGRVEVSFEQSYSNMKEMVEPHPHIIELAKQAMIECDVEPQIKPIRGGTDGARLSFMGLPCPNIFTGGYNFHGIHEFITIEGMEAAVQVIVKLAEKTALHYRQ; from the coding sequence ATGAAAAATCTTGTTGGGCGCTTTATGCGCTATGTCACTTTTGATACTCAATCCAAACCGAAAAACCACCATAGCCCAAGTTCAACGGGGCAGAAAGTGTTTGCACAGGCGCTTTATGAAGAACTTTTGGAGTTAGGCTTGAGTGATGTATCGCTGGATGAGCATGGCTATGTCATGGCCAAATTGAAATCCAATGTCGATTACTCAGTTCCTGCGATTGGTTTTATTGCTCATATGGACACCGCACCGGATGCCAGCGGTAAAAATGTGAAACCACAAATCGTTGAAGATTATCAAGGCGGTGATATTGCCCTCGGTAAAGGGGATGAAGTGCTCTCGCCAATCCAATACCCCGATCTGCATTCGTTGCATGGCTATAACTTGATCACAACCGATGGTACAACGTTACTTGGTGCCGATAACAAAGCGGGGATTGCTGAAATTATCACTGCAATCGAAATGTTGCTCGCGAATCCTTCTATTGCGCATGGCGATATTTCGATTGCTTTTACTCCGGATGAGGAAATCGGTCGTGGAGCGAACCACTTTAATGTTGCGAAGTTTGCGGCGCAGTGGGCCTACACGATTGATGGTGGCCCGATCGGAGAATTGGAGTATGAGAACTTCAATGCTGCAACGGCGACCATCACTTGTCATGGTGTGAATGTGCATCCGGGGACGGCGAAAGACAAAATGGTCAATGCCATGCACATTGCGGCGCAGTTGATTTTGATGATGCCGGAAATTGAAACACCGCAGCATACTGAGGGCTATCAAGGTTTCTATCATCTTTCGAGCGCGACCATGGGTGTGGCTAAATCTGAGTTGAAATACATTCTTCGGGACTTTGAGGCAAATGGTTTACAAGCGCGCCAAGATTTGATGCAAGAGAAAGTGGCGGAATTAAACCAGCAGCTCAAAAAAGGCCGCGTTGAAGTGAGCTTTGAACAGAGTTATTCCAATATGAAGGAGATGGTTGAGCCGCATCCGCATATTATCGAACTGGCAAAACAAGCGATGATCGAGTGCGATGTGGAACCTCAAATTAAGCCGATTCGTGGTGGTACGGATGGGGCGCGCCTTTCATTCATGGGGCTACCTTGTCCAAACATTTTTACTGGGGGATACAATTTCCACGGTATTCATGAATTCATCACTATTGAAGGGATGGAAGCTGCGGTTCAAGTGATTGTTAAACTCGCAGAGAAAACGGCACTGCATTATCGGCAGTAA
- a CDS encoding NupC/NupG family nucleoside CNT transporter, whose translation MAILFGIIGVTVLILCAYLLSESRSAINWKTVSRALLLQIGFAALVLYFPLGQAALSSLSNGVSGLLSFADIGIRFLFGDLADTGFIFAIRVLPIIIFFSALISALYYLGVMQKVIAFIGGGIQRFLGTSKAESLVATGNIFLSQGESPLLVRPFLANMTRSELFAVMAGGMASVAGSVLGGYAGLGVDLKYLIAASFMAAPGSLMMAKIIIPERGTPIDQSQVELDKAQDSNLIDALASGAMNGMKVAVAVGTMLIAFVSVIAMVNTGLENLGELVGFSGITLQALFGYLFAPLAWVIGIPSHEVLAAGSYIGQKVVMNEFVAFIDFVEHKALLSEHSQVIITFALCGFANIGSIAIQLGSIGVIAPERRSDVANLGIKAVIAGTLANLMSACLAGIFISL comes from the coding sequence ATGGCGATTTTGTTTGGAATCATCGGTGTTACGGTACTGATCCTGTGCGCGTATCTGCTCTCTGAAAGCCGCAGTGCGATTAATTGGAAAACCGTCTCTCGCGCTCTGTTATTGCAAATTGGTTTTGCAGCATTAGTGCTTTATTTTCCATTGGGACAAGCTGCTCTGAGCAGTTTAAGTAACGGTGTTTCAGGCTTGCTGAGCTTTGCGGATATTGGTATTCGCTTCTTATTTGGTGATCTGGCGGATACGGGCTTTATCTTCGCGATTCGTGTCTTACCTATCATAATTTTCTTCAGTGCGCTTATTTCTGCACTTTATTACCTTGGCGTCATGCAAAAAGTCATTGCGTTTATTGGTGGTGGTATCCAACGTTTCTTGGGTACCAGTAAGGCGGAATCTCTGGTTGCAACAGGTAACATTTTCCTTTCACAAGGTGAATCACCACTGCTTGTGCGACCATTCTTAGCCAATATGACTCGCTCAGAACTCTTTGCTGTTATGGCGGGTGGTATGGCATCGGTTGCGGGTTCCGTGTTAGGTGGTTATGCAGGTTTGGGTGTTGATCTGAAATACTTGATTGCGGCGAGTTTTATGGCCGCACCAGGTAGCTTGATGATGGCAAAAATCATCATTCCTGAGCGTGGTACCCCTATTGATCAAAGCCAAGTTGAGTTGGACAAAGCCCAAGACAGCAATTTGATTGATGCTCTGGCCAGCGGCGCGATGAATGGTATGAAAGTGGCCGTAGCCGTAGGCACCATGCTTATCGCGTTTGTCAGTGTGATTGCCATGGTGAACACTGGTCTTGAAAATCTTGGTGAGTTGGTCGGCTTTAGCGGGATCACTCTGCAAGCACTGTTTGGTTACCTATTTGCGCCACTGGCGTGGGTGATTGGTATTCCTAGCCATGAAGTTCTGGCGGCGGGTTCTTACATCGGCCAGAAAGTCGTCATGAACGAGTTTGTCGCCTTCATAGACTTTGTTGAGCACAAAGCACTGCTTTCTGAGCATAGCCAAGTGATCATCACTTTTGCGTTGTGCGGTTTTGCTAACATCGGTTCTATTGCCATTCAGCTAGGCTCCATTGGTGTTATTGCGCCAGAGCGCCGTTCTGACGTAGCAAACCTCGGTATCAAAGCCGTGATTGCTGGCACACTGGCTAACCTAATGAGTGCTTGTTTAGCGGGTATCTTCATCTCGTTATAA